In a genomic window of Phycisphaerae bacterium:
- a CDS encoding DUF2961 domain-containing protein, with protein MPSFNGLGMHLGNLPRLSNAKTRSISPENFTGEKGKGGMATEGLGREAARQLGQGWKISPAIKIAAGEERELANIQGPGAIQQIWMTPTGPWRMQILRIYWDDQAMPSVECPIGDFFACGWGRYAHVNSLAVCVNPGSAFNCYWEMPFRKKCRITFTNLDDKEMVLFYQINYTLTEVPEDAAYFHAQFRRCNPLPYKTDYTIVDGIKGKGQFVGTYMAWGVNNNGWWGEGEIKFFIDGDTQWPTICGTGTEDYFCGSYCFIVNKGPGGTREGKGEQYQEYSTPYAGMPQVIRPDGVYDANTRFGLYRWHIMDPVRFEKDLRITIQALGWRSHGRYLPLQDDIASVAYWYQTLPTAPFPKLPDRDHLEII; from the coding sequence ATGCCTTCATTCAACGGACTCGGTATGCACCTCGGTAATCTTCCACGACTCTCCAATGCCAAGACCCGATCGATCAGCCCGGAGAATTTCACCGGCGAAAAGGGCAAGGGCGGCATGGCCACGGAGGGGCTGGGCAGGGAGGCCGCTCGCCAGCTGGGGCAAGGCTGGAAGATCTCGCCGGCAATCAAGATCGCGGCCGGGGAGGAACGAGAATTGGCCAATATCCAAGGCCCCGGCGCGATCCAGCAGATCTGGATGACTCCGACCGGACCGTGGCGAATGCAGATTCTCCGGATCTACTGGGACGACCAGGCGATGCCGTCGGTCGAGTGCCCGATCGGCGACTTCTTCGCTTGCGGCTGGGGCCGGTACGCCCACGTCAATTCGCTGGCCGTCTGCGTCAACCCCGGCAGCGCGTTCAACTGCTACTGGGAGATGCCCTTCCGCAAGAAATGCCGCATCACCTTCACGAACCTCGACGACAAGGAGATGGTCCTTTTCTACCAGATCAACTACACGCTGACCGAAGTGCCCGAGGACGCGGCCTACTTCCATGCTCAGTTTCGCCGCTGCAACCCCCTGCCCTACAAGACCGACTACACCATCGTCGACGGCATCAAGGGCAAAGGACAGTTCGTCGGCACCTACATGGCCTGGGGTGTCAACAACAACGGCTGGTGGGGCGAAGGCGAGATCAAGTTCTTCATCGACGGCGACACCCAGTGGCCCACCATCTGCGGGACCGGCACCGAGGACTATTTCTGCGGCTCCTACTGCTTCATCGTCAATAAGGGGCCCGGCGGCACTCGCGAGGGCAAGGGCGAGCAGTATCAGGAGTACTCGACGCCGTATGCCGGCATGCCGCAGGTCATCCGCCCGGACGGCGTCTATGACGCCAACACCCGTTTCGGGCTGTATCGCTGGCACATCATGGATCCGGTTCGGTTCGAGAAGGATTTGCGGATTACCATCCAGGCCCTCGGCTGGCGAAGCCATGGCCGCTATCTGCCTCTGCAGGACGACATCGCCTCCGTCGCCTACTGGTACCAGACGCTGCCGACGGCTCCGTTCCCGAAGCTGCCGGATAGGGATCACCTCGAGATCATCTGA
- a CDS encoding sodium/solute symporter (Members of the Solute:Sodium Symporter (SSS), TC 2.A.21 as described in tcdb.org, catalyze solute:Na+ symport. Known solutes for members of the family include sugars, amino acids, nucleosides, inositols, vitamins, urea or anions, depending on the system.) — protein sequence MEFALNSFDLSIIVTSLAAVVAVGFWASRRQDKTARGYFLASGRLPWWIIGSAFVSTSVSSEQIVGTVGAAYEHGMAIANWEWCSLPVYTLLMIFFIPVYLKNRVTTVSEFLHRRYGTLCSDFYSFVMLFAYVFIFLVPVLYGGTLAISGLTGWPFHLTLWATVLIVAAYTVKGGLASVMWTDAMQCLMLVGGGVLLFFAALGRVDGGWNAMIAASPDRFHLYRPPGDEAAPFLGLITAMFGVILFYQAGNQVMIQRVLGARSEWDGYMGIIFAGFINFIRPLVTCFIGLIVYHWIHVMNMADPLRDRDLAFPFALRMLAPDWGLRGIVLAGFLAAVMSTLSALSNSTATLFALDVYRKWLRPHADDVQTVRAGRIASLLALVIAALVAPAVAHFGGIFKYFQQGVTYLSTPFLTALFLGILWKRANYQGGLFALFGGTAIQAVIIAGFHLAGVKLHWLYLAFFAQVLTIAGAVIVSLRYPPPPAERWEPFNWSPALLARRADAPPRPWYKSLILWFSIYAAIWFYLYRRYW from the coding sequence GTGGAGTTTGCCCTTAACTCGTTTGACCTCTCGATCATCGTCACTTCGCTGGCCGCTGTGGTTGCCGTCGGTTTCTGGGCCTCGCGTCGGCAGGACAAGACCGCCCGCGGCTACTTCCTGGCTTCCGGCCGTCTGCCATGGTGGATCATCGGCTCGGCCTTCGTCTCCACCAGCGTCTCCAGCGAGCAGATCGTCGGCACCGTCGGGGCCGCCTATGAGCACGGCATGGCCATCGCCAACTGGGAGTGGTGCAGCCTGCCGGTCTATACGCTGCTGATGATCTTCTTCATCCCGGTGTACCTCAAGAACCGCGTCACCACCGTCTCGGAATTCCTCCATCGCCGCTATGGCACGCTGTGCAGTGATTTCTACAGCTTCGTCATGCTCTTCGCCTACGTGTTCATCTTCCTGGTGCCCGTGCTGTACGGTGGAACACTCGCCATCTCGGGCCTGACCGGCTGGCCCTTCCACCTCACACTCTGGGCCACGGTCCTGATCGTCGCCGCCTATACGGTCAAGGGCGGCCTGGCGTCGGTGATGTGGACCGACGCGATGCAGTGCCTCATGCTGGTTGGCGGGGGGGTTCTGCTCTTCTTTGCCGCCCTGGGCAGAGTCGATGGCGGTTGGAACGCGATGATCGCCGCAAGCCCCGATCGATTCCACCTTTACCGTCCCCCCGGCGATGAGGCCGCGCCTTTCCTCGGGCTGATCACCGCCATGTTCGGCGTCATCCTGTTCTATCAGGCCGGCAACCAGGTGATGATCCAGCGTGTGCTCGGGGCCCGCTCTGAGTGGGACGGCTACATGGGCATCATCTTCGCCGGCTTCATCAATTTCATACGGCCGCTGGTGACCTGCTTCATCGGCCTGATCGTCTACCACTGGATTCACGTGATGAACATGGCCGATCCTCTGCGCGACAGGGATCTGGCCTTCCCTTTTGCCTTGCGGATGCTGGCTCCGGACTGGGGCCTGCGGGGAATCGTGCTTGCCGGCTTTCTGGCCGCGGTGATGTCCACGCTGAGCGCTCTGTCCAATTCCACGGCGACGCTCTTTGCTCTCGACGTTTACCGCAAATGGCTCCGCCCCCACGCTGACGATGTCCAGACCGTCCGGGCCGGCCGCATCGCCTCGCTTCTGGCTCTGGTTATCGCCGCGCTCGTCGCCCCGGCCGTCGCCCACTTCGGCGGCATCTTCAAGTACTTTCAGCAGGGCGTGACCTATCTCTCGACGCCGTTCCTGACGGCCCTGTTCCTCGGCATCCTGTGGAAGCGTGCTAACTACCAGGGCGGTCTTTTTGCCCTCTTCGGCGGTACCGCGATCCAGGCCGTCATCATCGCGGGTTTCCACCTCGCCGGCGTCAAGCTTCACTGGCTCTACCTGGCCTTCTTTGCCCAGGTGCTGACCATCGCCGGCGCGGTCATCGTCTCGCTGCGCTATCCACCTCCACCGGCTGAGCGATGGGAGCCGTTCAACTGGAGCCCGGCACTGCTCGCGCGCCGTGCCGACGCCCCGCCGCGCCCGTGGTACAAGAGCCTCATACTCTGGTTTTCCATCTACGCCGCAATCTGGTTTTACCTCTACCGGCGATACTGGTAG
- a CDS encoding DedA family protein: MPWDKLPYLCVLAVLVAASFGMPIPEDIPLLTGGWLCYRGLAVLPIMIAVGMLGVLTGDVCLFFMGRRFGHHIVEHRFMRRIVKPSRLLLAEHLFEHHGIKIIFAARFLPGLRAMVFLASGVMKVPFWKFISVNGSAACISVPTLVVLGWLFGSQFDQLKSDVRMVTNIIGFLGLIVLVVAVGLYFHRRSKQYLAEAGPDEAVDADTLVQLPPGGHVEHTSAVGKPAAPMSASTVSEQVSSSHNDSSAAQVAGGV; the protein is encoded by the coding sequence ATGCCCTGGGACAAACTGCCCTACCTGTGCGTACTGGCGGTACTGGTTGCTGCCAGCTTTGGGATGCCAATCCCCGAGGACATTCCTCTGCTCACCGGCGGATGGCTGTGTTATCGCGGCTTGGCCGTCCTGCCGATTATGATCGCCGTCGGCATGTTGGGTGTGCTCACCGGCGATGTCTGTCTGTTCTTCATGGGTCGTCGATTCGGCCACCACATCGTCGAACACCGTTTCATGCGGCGGATCGTGAAGCCTTCCAGGCTGCTGCTGGCCGAGCATCTTTTCGAGCACCACGGCATCAAGATCATCTTCGCGGCTCGCTTTCTACCGGGGCTTCGAGCGATGGTTTTCCTTGCCAGTGGCGTTATGAAGGTGCCCTTCTGGAAATTCATTAGTGTGAACGGCTCCGCCGCGTGCATCAGTGTTCCGACGCTGGTCGTGCTCGGCTGGCTGTTTGGGTCACAGTTTGATCAGCTCAAGTCGGATGTCCGAATGGTCACCAACATCATCGGTTTCCTCGGGCTCATCGTTCTCGTCGTCGCTGTGGGGCTTTACTTCCACCGGCGATCCAAGCAATACCTTGCCGAGGCCGGTCCGGATGAGGCGGTCGATGCCGACACGCTGGTACAATTGCCGCCCGGCGGGCATGTGGAGCACACCTCCGCTGTGGGCAAGCCTGCGGCCCCCATGTCAGCTTCAACCGTGTCCGAGCAGGTATCGTCGTCTCACAACGATTCTTCGGCGGCACAGGTTGCAGGGGGGGTCTGA
- a CDS encoding YkgJ family cysteine cluster protein codes for MGNTHNKWYAEGLRFSCSQCGNCCTGPPGYVWVTREEIRRISVYLGREDDWLGKEHLRRIGFRHSLVEKPNGDCVFLMSTGNGTRGCSIYPVRPLQCRTWPFWTQNLKSPSAWAAAGEVCPGMNNGRQFTIDQIEAVRLKDSWEPGEESPLKADAP; via the coding sequence GTGGGAAACACACATAACAAATGGTACGCCGAAGGGTTACGTTTCTCGTGCAGCCAGTGTGGCAACTGCTGCACGGGGCCGCCTGGGTATGTCTGGGTCACCCGCGAAGAGATCCGGCGAATTTCCGTCTATCTTGGCCGCGAAGATGACTGGCTCGGCAAGGAGCACCTGAGGCGCATCGGTTTCAGGCACTCGCTGGTGGAGAAGCCAAACGGCGACTGCGTCTTCCTCATGTCGACGGGCAACGGAACCCGGGGGTGCTCGATCTACCCGGTGCGGCCGTTGCAGTGCCGGACCTGGCCGTTCTGGACACAGAATCTCAAATCGCCTTCGGCATGGGCTGCGGCCGGCGAGGTCTGTCCGGGCATGAACAACGGCCGCCAATTCACGATCGACCAGATCGAGGCCGTTCGCCTGAAGGACTCTTGGGAGCCGGGTGAGGAGTCGCCGTTGAAGGCAGATGCTCCGTAA
- a CDS encoding glycosyltransferase family 2 protein, with translation MAVSSNSTISLSHADRIAPWESLLQTTAQSVSLVIPAYNEELCIGRSLEEVMAYVEAWPAFREVIVVDDGSTDRTAVIVEGSRRQHAATPVQLILLRHQRNQGKGAAVRTGMFHATGDIVAFTDADLSSPMSELPALVGPILAGQCDIVVGSRALDRSLIAMRQSRFRETAGKIFNLLVRMLTGLPIYDTQCGFKAFRRSKIDPILRLQRVETFAFDVEMLYLASRMGLTICEIPVHWSHVSHTKVKLFRDSIRMFLDVLWVRFDAFRGRYHLTDQQTNRPTD, from the coding sequence ATGGCAGTCAGTTCGAACAGCACCATCAGTCTATCTCATGCTGACCGCATCGCGCCTTGGGAATCGCTCCTTCAAACCACGGCCCAGAGCGTCTCATTGGTGATCCCAGCCTACAACGAAGAGCTGTGTATAGGCCGGTCCTTGGAGGAAGTCATGGCTTATGTCGAGGCTTGGCCGGCTTTTCGCGAAGTGATCGTCGTCGATGACGGCTCAACCGACCGGACAGCCGTGATCGTCGAGGGCTCTCGTCGGCAGCATGCAGCCACTCCGGTGCAACTCATCCTGCTTCGCCATCAGCGGAATCAGGGCAAAGGCGCGGCCGTGCGAACCGGAATGTTCCACGCAACCGGCGACATCGTGGCCTTCACTGATGCGGACTTATCGTCGCCGATGTCCGAACTGCCCGCATTGGTCGGGCCGATCCTGGCCGGCCAGTGTGACATCGTCGTCGGTTCCCGGGCCCTCGACCGTAGCCTGATCGCCATGCGGCAATCCCGCTTTCGCGAGACCGCCGGCAAGATCTTCAATCTACTTGTCCGCATGCTGACCGGCCTGCCGATCTACGACACCCAATGCGGGTTCAAGGCCTTTCGGCGCAGCAAGATCGACCCGATCCTCAGACTGCAACGCGTCGAGACCTTCGCCTTCGACGTGGAGATGCTCTACCTCGCGTCGCGGATGGGCCTGACCATCTGCGAGATCCCCGTGCATTGGAGCCACGTCTCCCATACCAAAGTCAAACTCTTCCGCGACTCGATCAGGATGTTCCTCGACGTGCTATGGGTCCGATTCGATGCCTTTCGTGGTCGCTACCATCTGACAGACCAACAGACCAACAGACCAACAGACTAA